One stretch of Vulpes lagopus strain Blue_001 chromosome X, ASM1834538v1, whole genome shotgun sequence DNA includes these proteins:
- the SPRY3 gene encoding protein sprouty homolog 3 has protein sequence MDAAVTDDFQQILPIEQLRSTHASNDYVERPPVPCKQALSSPSLIVQTHKSDWSLATMPTALPRSLSQCHQLQPLPQHLSQSSIASSMSHSTTASDQRLLASITPSPSGQSIIRTQPGAGAHPKVDGALKGEAEQSAVHPSEHLFICEECGRCKCVLCTAARPLPSCWLCNQRCLCSAESLLDYGTCLCCVKGLFYHCSTDDEDNCADEPCSCGPSSCFVRWAAMSLISLFLPCLCCYLPTRGCLHLCQQGYDSLRRPGCRCKRHTNTVCRKISSGSAPFPKAQEKSV, from the coding sequence ATGGATGCTGCAGTGACAGATGATTTCCAACAAATTCTCCCTATCGAACAGCTGCGCTCTACTCATGCTAGCAATGATTATGTGGAACGGCCTCCAGTCCCCTGTAAACAGGCCCTCTCCAGCCCTTCCCTTATAGTGCAAACCCACAAATCTGATTGGTCCCTGGCTACCATGCCTACTGCTCTTCCCCGCAGTCTCAGCCAGTGCCATCAATTGCAGCCCTTGCCTCAGCATCTGAGCCAATCTAGCATTGCCAGCTCAATGTCCCATAGCACCACTGCCTCTGATCAAAGGCTCTTGGCCAGCATTACACCCTCACCTTCAGGCCAGTCCATCATCCGAACCCAGCCTGGAGCAGGGGCCCACCCAAAGGTGGATGGTGCTCTGAAGGGAGAAGCTGAGCAATCTGCAGTGCACCCCAGTGAGCACCTCTTCATTTGCGAGGAGTGTGGGCGCTGCAAATGTGTCCTCTGCACAGCAGCTCgtcctctcccctcctgctggCTGTGCAACCAGCGTTGCCTTTGCTCTGCCGAGAGCCTCCTCGATTATGGCACTTGTCTCTGCTGTGTTAAGGGCCTCTTCTACCACTGCTCCACTGATGATGAAGACAACTGCGCTGATGAGCCCTGCTCCTGTGGGCCTAGCTCTTGCTTTGTCCGCTGGGCAGCCATGAGTCTCATCTCCCTCTTCCTACCTTGCCTGTGCTGCTACCTGCCTACCCGTGGATGCCTCCATCTGTGCCAGCAGGGCTATGATAGCCTCAGGCGACCAGGCTGCCGCTGTAAGAGGCACACCAACACTGTGTGCAGGAAAATCTCTTCTGGTAGTGCACCGTTCCCTAAGGCCCAGGAAAAGTCTGTATGA